A single Cydia splendana unplaced genomic scaffold, ilCydSple1.2 scaffold_42_ctg1, whole genome shotgun sequence DNA region contains:
- the LOC134805558 gene encoding uncharacterized protein LOC134805558 encodes MALKRTPQNTPTGKDPLTENADVPALCGAGAELLPPLTTSYLQHTGSDSALDNIITRNKRKYVSEEASAMSSFMADMKKMFTEFSEKQDNKLTSIQKSVDGIREQYAEISKSIDFLSNKYDDMREELDKLKTERNETQKYIASLENRLEQQEKKSRSNEIEIRNVPKCTPSESKTDLHTTVQKICSTIGANIDVADIKDLHRINTKTEGNKPIMVEFTTSSKKECIMSAYKNFNKQHPTKQLNTKLANINEQENRIFISESLTFKSRKLFRQARDFAAENHFRFCWTARGVVYLRRDEGSPAHRITAETDFAAVKNATK; translated from the coding sequence ATGGCACTTAAACGCACTCCGCAAAACACTCCGACTGGGAAGGATCCCTTAACCGAGAACGCAGATGTACCTGCCTTGTGTGGGGCCGGCGCGGAGCTCCTGCCGCCGCTCACGACGTCATATCTGCAGCACACAGGTTCGGACTCAGCGCTAGACAATATTATAACGAGAAACAAACGCAAATACGTCAGCGAAGAAGCCAGTGCAATGAGCTCGTTTATGGCAGACATGAAGAAAATGTTTACAGAATTTTCAGAAAAACAGGACAACAAATTGACATCCATTCAAAAATCAGTTGACGGCATTCGGGAGCAATATGCTGAAATATCCAAGTCAATCGATTTCCTGAGTAATAAATACGACGACATGCGTGAGGAGCTCGATAAATTGAAAACAGAACGCAATGAGACACAAAAATATATTGCATCACTCGAAAACAGGTTAGAGCAACAGGAAAAAAAATCTCGATCGAATGAAATCGAAATTCGTAATGTGCCGAAGTGTACTCCGAGTGAATCGAAAACGGACCTGCACACCACAGTACAAAAAATTTGTTCCACAATCGGCGCGAATATCGACGTGGCAGATATAAAAGACCTGCACAGAATAAACACCAAAACTGAAGGCAATAAACCTATAATGGTAGAGTTTACAACATCCAGTAAAAAAGAATGTATTATGTCTGCCTACAAGAATTTTAATAAACAACACCCCACTAAGCAACTTAATACCAAGCTCGCGAATATAAACGAACAGGAGAATCGCATTTTCATCTCGGAGTCCCTCACTTTTAAATCAAGGAAGCTGTTTCGTCAAGCAAGAGACTTCGCCGCAGAAAACCATTTCCGCTTCTGCTGGACCGCGCGCGGAGTGGTCTACCTGCGGCGCGATGAAGGCTCACCCGCGCATCGAATAACAGCTGAAACCGACTTCGCTGCAGTCAAAAATGCTACTAAATGA